In the Candidatus Krumholzibacteriia bacterium genome, CAGCGCCTTGCGCTTGCCGATGCGCGTGCCGAGCCAGGTCATGCCGGCCACGATCAGGAAGTTCGCCACGGCGCCGGAGGTGCCAGCCCACCCGAACCACTTGGCGCCGGCGATCTGGTCGCCCTCGGCCACGTGGTAGATGATCACGTACTGCTGGAAGGCCGCGACCATCATGAACCCGTTGAAGACCAGGAACGCGGTCAGACAGAGCTTCTGGAACGGGCGTGACCTGAGCGTCACGCCGAAGCCCGAGAAGAACGCCTTCAGGCTCTCGACGAGTCCCGGGCGCGGATGGGCGGCGGCCTCGGTCCGGGCCACGTCCGCCATGCGCTCGCGCAGGAAGATCGCGGGCAGGATTCCCAGCCCGATCGTCACTATGCCGATCACCACGGCCAGCCCCAGCGCACCCTCCACCTGATCCGGCTCGCCCAGTTCGTTCTGGAAGATCTCCCCCGAATTCATGATCCACAGGAACCACGGCGCCGCCGTGAACGCGATCTGCCCGATGAAGTTCTGGGTGCCCATCACGCGCGTGCGTTCGTGGTAGTCGGGCGTGAGCTCGTATCCCAGCGCGACCCAGGGCGTGGCGAACATCGTGTACGCGGCGAAGAACACGATCGAGACCACGAGGAAGTACCAGAAGTACCACATCTCGCCCTTGCCCTCGGGCAGGGCCCAGAGCACGACGAACAGGATCGCGGCCAGGATCGCCCCGGCGAAGATGAACGGACGCCGGCGGCCCCAGCGTGTGCGCGTGTGGTCGGAGATGTAGCCCATCACCGGGTCGGTGAAGGCGTCGGTCAGCCTCGGGAGCGCGCCGAGCAGGCCGACCAGGAACGGGTTCACGCCGAAGCCCAGGTTCAGCACGATCATCATGCCGCCGGTGGCCGCGCCCAGCAGGTTGTTCACGAAGGCGCCGAGGCCGTAGACGATCCGCTGTGAGAAGGGGATCCGGTCCTCGGGGGCCGTGGCGCGTTGGGCGGGGTTCATGGGCGAACGTCCTGGGACGGGGAATGGGGCGCCGATCTTTGTACGACTGCCGAACAAAGTTGCCCGAGACGGGCGCTGCGGTCAACGGGTTTTCCGCGGGGCAGGAGGTCGGTGGCGAGCTGCGTCCACGAAAGGGCGACGGACAGGTGAAGAACCAGCAACGTGATCGGCAACCAACGGATCATGGATTGCGTCCTCGCCGCCGCATGGCATGATCGATCGGCGCGGGTCGTCGCCACGGTCCGTGCCTGCCGTGATCGCGTTCACGGCAGACCCCCAGCCCGGGATCCTCGCCATGACCAGCGATACCACCAGCGTCCTCGTGACCTTCGTCCTCTATCTCGTCGTGATGCTGGGGATCGGCTGGTACTTCTACAACCGCACCCGGAACCTGTCCGACTACATCCTCGGCGGCCGCGGGCTGAACCGCTGGGTCGCGGCGATGAGCGCGCAGGCCTCGGACATGAGCGGCTGGCTGCTGCTGGGTCTGCCCGGCTTCGCCTACCTGGCCGGACTCGAGGCGCTGTGGATCGCGCTGGGCCTCGGCGTGGGCACGTACCTGAACTGGCGTTTCGTGGCGCGGAGGCTGCGCGACTACACCGAGGCTTCGGGCGATTCGATCACCCTGCCCGACTACTTCGAGTCGCGCTTCCGTGACCACTCGAAGATCCTGCGCATCGTCGCCGCGGTGTTCATCCTGATCTTCTTCATGATCTACACGTCGAGCGGGTTCGTGGCGGGTGCGAAGCTCTTCGAGACGGTGTTCGGCTTCTCCTACACGTCGGCCCTGGTCATCGGCGTGCTGGTGATCATCGTCTACACCTTCCTGGGTGGCTTCATGGCGGTCAGTTGGACCGACCTGATCCAGGGCTCGCTCATGTTCGTGGCCATCATCGCCGTCCCGCTCTTCGGGATGTCGCTCAGCGGTGGATTCGGCGGGACGTTCCGAACGGTCCTCGACATCAATCCCGAGTTGCTCGACGTGCTCAGCAGCGCCGACGGCACCTTCATCGGCGTGATCGCGATCGTGTCGTCGTTGGCGTGGGGACTGGGCTACTTCGGGCAGCCGCACATCCTGGCGCGCTTCATGGCGATCCGGGACCCGAAGCAGATCACCGACGCGCGGCGCATCGCCATGGTCTGGGTGACCATCAGCCTGCTGATGGCCGTGATCGTGGGCATCGTCGGCCGCGCCGGCCTACCGCAGGACCTGGCCGGTGCCGACAGCGAGCGGGTGTTCATGCTGTTGATCGATGCCGTGTTCCATCCACTGCTCGCGGGCGTAATGCTGTCGGCGATCCTGGCCGCGGTGATGTCGACGGCCGACAGCCAGTTGCTCGTGTCGTCGAGTGCCCTGACCGAGGACCTGTACAAGGTCCTGCTGCGCCGCGACGCGAGCCAGCGTGAGCTCGTGTGGGTGAGCCGGGGCGCCGTGATCGCCATCGCGTTGATCGCGTTCAGCATCGCCATGGATCCCGAAAGCAAGGTGCTCGAGCTGGTGAGTTACGCCTGGGGCGGATTCGGCGCGACCTTCGGACCGATCATTCTGCTGTCGCTGTTCTGGCGTCGCATGACGCGCATGGGCGCCCTGGCCGGGATCCTCGCCGGCGGCGTGACCGTGATCTGGTGGAAGAACCAGACCGGCGGGATCTTCGACCTGTACGAGATCGTCCCGGGCTTCCTGATCTCGATCGCCGCGATCGTGGTCGTGAGTCTGGCCGGTGCGCCGCCGAGCGAGGAGATCCAGGAGGAGTTCGAGCGGGTGCGGGGGCGCGTCTAGGCGCGGTGTGCGCATGCTCGGACTCAGAGGGTCTTCAGGAAAGCAATGAGATGGTCCCGCTGGACCTCGGTGAGGCGGTCCGCGAACGAGGGCATCTGGTCATAGGGTTGGACGAGCTGACTCCGAACGTTCTCGGCGGTCGCGGGTCGTCCGCTCGCGGGGAGCGTCTCACGGTCGAACAGTCCCTCGAGACCGGGTCCCACGCGAAATTCCCGCTTGCGGAGGAAGTGACACTGCACGCAGCCCTTGTCGACGTAGAGACGAGCGCCCTTCTGTGAGGGCGTCACCGCCGGAGCAACGGCGGACACCCTGAACACGGCCGCAGCGCCGATCGCGGCCAGGACGACCGCAGTGACCACGGCCGTCGTGTGTCTCAGTCGCGTTCGTCGCATGGCCCTTCCTTCAATCGAGGAACGAGAAGATCTCGATCCGGATCCGTGAATCCGGCACGCCCAACTCGTGGAGGCTCGCAATGACTGCGGACCTCAAGGGTGTCGGCCCACATACGTAGAACACCTCGCTCTCGGGCTGGTTTCCGCAGATCTCGCGGAGCAGCGACGTATCGACGTGTCCGCGTCGTCCTGTCCACTCGTCGCCGGGTCGGCTGAGGACATGGGTGACTCGAAGTCGTGGATGCTCGCCGGTGGCCATCTCGTCGATCTCGCCGCGGAAGACGATGCTCGACTCCGTGCGGTTCGCATAGACGAGCCGGACGGATCGTTCGTCACGGGTGTCGCGCATGTGACGGAGCATGCTCATCAGTGGCGTGATACCGATTCCACCGGCGACGAAGACCAGGTCCCGTTCTTCCGGATGCAGAACGTAGGAATAGCGACCGAAGGGGCCGTGGACGGCTGCCGTGTCGCCCACGCGCGTCTCCCCGATCGTGCTCGTGAAGTCGCCCACCGCCTTGATCGTCGAAGCGAGGTGGTCGGTGGTCGGGCTCGAAGAGATCGTCCAGTGATGTTCTTCGACGGGGAGTTCACGGCCCCGGAAGAAGGTGACGAAGTGGAACTGACCCGGCAGGTAGTCCAGCGGCGGCAGGCCCTCCGGCGGGGTGAATTCGATCGTCCACACGCCGTCGGCCTCCGGACGTACGGCGCTCACCCGGTAGGGGCGCCCGGCCAGCCACCACGGCCGGACGAAGCGGTGCACGACGTACGTCCCGAGAGCGACCGCGGTCACGATGATCCATGTCACCTGGAGCGGGAAGAGGCGAAGGTCCTGTCCCCACGCCCACGCGTGGACGGCGGCCCCGACGAGAACGAGCGGTCCGAGGATGTCGTGCAGGAGACGCCAGTGCTCGAAGTCGAGCGCCACTCGCCTCTGGAACACGCTCAGGAGGACGTTGAGCAGGAGGAGGACGAGCGCGGCCTTGCCCAACCATACGGCCCATGGTTGATCCAGTCCCAAGAGCAGGTCGGTGCCTGCACCACCTGCGGCCAACAGGAGCGGGTGCGCCACGATGAGCGCGGTTGCGAGGATCGCCATGTGCCGGTGGAAGCGGATGAGGATGTCGAAACCGAACGGGCGCTCGATCCAGCGTATGCGCGCCGCCAGCAGGAACTGCAGGGCCAGCAATGCGAATCCCGCGAGGGCACAGAAGCGTCCGAGCTCGTAGACCACACTTCGCGGCATCAAGCCGAGCAGTGCGGCCAGGACGACCGGGCCGACCGCCAGGAGCACGTACGCGACGATGCGCACCAGCCCGGGAATCATGGTCGAAGCCTTCGGTTCATCGCTCACTCCGGCTGCTCGTCGTCGCGCGGTCGCAGGATCGGGCCCACGCGGCCCTCGGTCCGCTCCTTCCGGATCGTCGCGTCCGGGCCGAAGGGGTGTCCACCGAAGCCGTGTCGCATCATGGCGACCGCGCGTGCCCAGTGCTGGGTCTCGTCACGCGACGCGAAGAGTTGCATCACTGCCTGGCTGATCACCGGGATCGGTCGTTCCTGGGCCATGGCATCGCTCACGAGCCAGTTCACCTCGCCGGTGTCCTCCACGTAGGCCGGTACCGATTCCAGACCGCCTCGTTCTCTGTACTCGCGTTCCATGAGATCCACGAGCCAGGAACGGATCACCGAACCGTGACGCCAACAGTGGAGTACGTCTGCCACGGGAAGTGGGTCGCGATGATGCGCGAGCAGATCGACTCCCTCGGCGATCGCCTGGAGCATCCCGAACTCGATACCGTTGTGCACCAGCTTGACGAAGTGCCCGGCACCGGAAGGACCCGCGTGCACATAACCGCCTTCGACCGCCAGTGCACGAAGGATCGGCTCGACGCGCGCGACTGCGTCATCGTCGCCACCGACCATGAAACACGCCCCTTCCCGCGCTCCGTCGACACCGCCACTGGTGCCGATGTCGACGAGACGAATGTCTCGTTCGGCCAGACGTTCGCTCCGCCGGACCGAGTCGCCCCAGTACGAGTTGCCGCCGTCGGCGACGATGTCGCCCGGCTCGAGGTGCTCGACGAGACCGTCGAGGACGTGATCGACGAGGGATCCCGCCGGGACGTACAGGAAGACGGCACGCGGGCGCGCAAGACTGCGGAAATCCCCCATGTGTTCCGTCGCGATCACCCCGAGCTCACGGAGGTCGTCGGGCACGCCGTGGACGTCGTGTCCGACCACCTTCATCCCTTTGCGAGCGGCCTGTAGAGCGATGCCGCCACCCATTCGTCCGAGACCCACGACCCCGAATTCTTGTTCCTGAATGGCCACGAGCGCCTCCTTTCGCCAGAACGAAGATCGGTCGCACGGGTCGCCTCCAAGGCCCGTGTCGTCGCACGCGTCCACTGTATGCCGCCTGTCAACCATCTCGTGGCGAAGCGGCGGTCGCATTGGCGTCGGCGGCGCCCTGTTCCTAAGGTGCGATTCGGAGCCGATTCACGGGAGGTATTGATGTCCTATCTCGCCATCGAGGACCACGGTGTGATCGGAGACCAGCACACGGTGGCGCTGGTCGGTCTCGACGGGACCATCGACTTCCTCTGTTTTCCCCACTTCGATTCACCGAGCGTGTTCGCGTCGTTGCTCGACGACGAGAAGGGTGGCAGCTTCCGCCTGGCTCCGTCACACGAGACGACCTCGGTCAAGCAACAGTACTTCCCCGATACGAATGTTCTCATGACCCGATTCTTCTCGGCGGAGGGAATGGCGGAGATCATCGACTACATGCCGTGCGCCGAGTGCGGTCAGGAGCACGCGATCTATCGGCGGGCACACGTCATCCGGGGCGAGGTGGACTTCCACATGCGCTGTGCCCCACGCTTCGACTACGCGCGTGCCGATCATCGGATCGAGCGGCGCTCGGATGGCGTGGAGTTCCATGGTGAGGACGAAGCGGGGACCACGCTGCAATTGCGCTCGAGCGTCCCGGTCGAGACCGATGGGCCCGATGCCACCGCCGGCTTTCGTCTGCGGGCCGGGCAGACCGCGGACTTCGTGCTGTCGGAGGTCGGCGAGATCCCGCCGACGGGCGAAGACCTCCCGATCTGGTGCGATCAGCTCTTCGATGCCACGGTCGAGTACTGGCGCAACTGGGTTCGTCGGAGCGCGTACCACGGACGCTGGAAGAACATGGTCGACCGGTCTGCGCTGACACTGAAACTGTTGTCTTCGCGACCGACCGGTGCCTTCGTCGCTGCACCGACCTTCGGGCTTCCCGAGCGGGTCGGTGGCGATCGGAACTGGGACTACCGCTACGCCTGGATACGCGACTCGTCGTTCACGCTCTACGCGCTGATCCGTCTGGGTTATCGCGAGGAGGCGGTGAACTTCATCCAATGGCTGGTGGACCGCACCTGCGAGATCGGACCCGGGGACACGCTTCAGATCATGTACGGGCTCGACGGACGCCGCCGCCTTCCCGAGACACGGCTCGACCATCTCGAGGGCCATCGCGGCTCGAGGCCCGTTCGGATCGGCAACGATGCCTACGATCAGCTCCAGCTCGACATCTACGGGGAGTTGATGGACTCGTGCTACTTGTTCGACAAGCACGTCGAGCCGATCTCCTACGAGCTCTGGCAGGACCTCGTGCAGCTGATCGAGTGGGTACGGGCGAACTGGGACCGGGCCGACGAGGGGATCTGGGAGGTGCGCGGCGGACGTCGGCATTTCCTGCATTCCCGCCTCATGTGCTGGGTCGCGGTCGATCGAGCCATCCGTCTGGCGCGCAAACGGTCACTCCCTGCCGACCTCGACGGTTGGCTCGACACACGTGACACGATCTATCGCCAGATCCACGACGAGTTCTTCGATGCCGACCTCGGCATCTTCACCCAGACCCGCAACGGTAGTGCACTCGACGCGTCGACTCTCCTCATGCCGCTGATGCGCTTCATGGCTCCCACCGATCCACGTTGGTCGTCGCATCTCGATGCCGTCCAGTCGGACCTGGCCGAGGACGCGCTCGTCTATCGCTATCGCACGGAGCGCGGGGTCGAGGACGGAATGGAGGCCGGTGAGGGCACCTTCACGATGTGCTCCTTCTGGTACGCCGAGTGTCTCGCGCGCGCGGGTCGTCTGCCAGATGCTCGTCTCGCCTTCGAGAAGGCGCTCGGATTCGCCAATCACGTCGGTCTGTACTCGGAGGAACTCGGGTCCTGCGGTGAACACCTGGGCAACTTCCCGCAGGCGTTCACTCACCTCGGACTGATCAGCGCCGCCTACCACCTGGATCGTGCCCTCTCCGGTTCCGGCTGGAGGGCGTGAGCGTCGAGGCGATGCAGAAAGGATCGGACATGAATGGACGTACATCAGATGCTCGGGACTCGGGCCGTGAGGGCCTCCCGTCGCACATTCCCGGAACCGTCACCCCGCGGGAGCCTCTGGGCGAGATCCTGAAGGGCCAGAAGGCCCTGGTGACCGGCGGTACCAGCGGGATCGGTCGGGCCGTGGCCCTGGCTCTCGCCGAAGCCGGTGCGGATGTGGCCGTGAATCACCTCTCCGACTCCGA is a window encoding:
- a CDS encoding MFS transporter, whose protein sequence is MNPAQRATAPEDRIPFSQRIVYGLGAFVNNLLGAATGGMMIVLNLGFGVNPFLVGLLGALPRLTDAFTDPVMGYISDHTRTRWGRRRPFIFAGAILAAILFVVLWALPEGKGEMWYFWYFLVVSIVFFAAYTMFATPWVALGYELTPDYHERTRVMGTQNFIGQIAFTAAPWFLWIMNSGEIFQNELGEPDQVEGALGLAVVIGIVTIGLGILPAIFLRERMADVARTEAAAHPRPGLVESLKAFFSGFGVTLRSRPFQKLCLTAFLVFNGFMMVAAFQQYVIIYHVAEGDQIAGAKWFGWAGTSGAVANFLIVAGMTWLGTRIGKRKALLFGISMSMLGFLLKWVCYRPDMPWLVLVPQPFISFGLASLFTLVPAMIADVCDADELETHERREGMFGSIFWWMIKLGLSAALALSGYLLNFTGFDVDLGVDQTERTILLMRLFDIFVPVLTSAIALWAIYRFEITEDRAQEIRSQLEARRGAV
- the putP gene encoding sodium/proline symporter PutP, whose product is MTSDTTSVLVTFVLYLVVMLGIGWYFYNRTRNLSDYILGGRGLNRWVAAMSAQASDMSGWLLLGLPGFAYLAGLEALWIALGLGVGTYLNWRFVARRLRDYTEASGDSITLPDYFESRFRDHSKILRIVAAVFILIFFMIYTSSGFVAGAKLFETVFGFSYTSALVIGVLVIIVYTFLGGFMAVSWTDLIQGSLMFVAIIAVPLFGMSLSGGFGGTFRTVLDINPELLDVLSSADGTFIGVIAIVSSLAWGLGYFGQPHILARFMAIRDPKQITDARRIAMVWVTISLLMAVIVGIVGRAGLPQDLAGADSERVFMLLIDAVFHPLLAGVMLSAILAAVMSTADSQLLVSSSALTEDLYKVLLRRDASQRELVWVSRGAVIAIALIAFSIAMDPESKVLELVSYAWGGFGATFGPIILLSLFWRRMTRMGALAGILAGGVTVIWWKNQTGGIFDLYEIVPGFLISIAAIVVVSLAGAPPSEEIQEEFERVRGRV
- a CDS encoding c-type cytochrome, coding for MRRTRLRHTTAVVTAVVLAAIGAAAVFRVSAVAPAVTPSQKGARLYVDKGCVQCHFLRKREFRVGPGLEGLFDRETLPASGRPATAENVRSQLVQPYDQMPSFADRLTEVQRDHLIAFLKTL
- a CDS encoding ferric reductase-like transmembrane domain-containing protein, whose amino-acid sequence is MSDEPKASTMIPGLVRIVAYVLLAVGPVVLAALLGLMPRSVVYELGRFCALAGFALLALQFLLAARIRWIERPFGFDILIRFHRHMAILATALIVAHPLLLAAGGAGTDLLLGLDQPWAVWLGKAALVLLLLNVLLSVFQRRVALDFEHWRLLHDILGPLVLVGAAVHAWAWGQDLRLFPLQVTWIIVTAVALGTYVVHRFVRPWWLAGRPYRVSAVRPEADGVWTIEFTPPEGLPPLDYLPGQFHFVTFFRGRELPVEEHHWTISSSPTTDHLASTIKAVGDFTSTIGETRVGDTAAVHGPFGRYSYVLHPEERDLVFVAGGIGITPLMSMLRHMRDTRDERSVRLVYANRTESSIVFRGEIDEMATGEHPRLRVTHVLSRPGDEWTGRRGHVDTSLLREICGNQPESEVFYVCGPTPLRSAVIASLHELGVPDSRIRIEIFSFLD
- the gnd gene encoding decarboxylating 6-phosphogluconate dehydrogenase, with translation MRPPLRHEMVDRRHTVDACDDTGLGGDPCDRSSFWRKEALVAIQEQEFGVVGLGRMGGGIALQAARKGMKVVGHDVHGVPDDLRELGVIATEHMGDFRSLARPRAVFLYVPAGSLVDHVLDGLVEHLEPGDIVADGGNSYWGDSVRRSERLAERDIRLVDIGTSGGVDGAREGACFMVGGDDDAVARVEPILRALAVEGGYVHAGPSGAGHFVKLVHNGIEFGMLQAIAEGVDLLAHHRDPLPVADVLHCWRHGSVIRSWLVDLMEREYRERGGLESVPAYVEDTGEVNWLVSDAMAQERPIPVISQAVMQLFASRDETQHWARAVAMMRHGFGGHPFGPDATIRKERTEGRVGPILRPRDDEQPE
- a CDS encoding glycoside hydrolase family 15 protein produces the protein MSYLAIEDHGVIGDQHTVALVGLDGTIDFLCFPHFDSPSVFASLLDDEKGGSFRLAPSHETTSVKQQYFPDTNVLMTRFFSAEGMAEIIDYMPCAECGQEHAIYRRAHVIRGEVDFHMRCAPRFDYARADHRIERRSDGVEFHGEDEAGTTLQLRSSVPVETDGPDATAGFRLRAGQTADFVLSEVGEIPPTGEDLPIWCDQLFDATVEYWRNWVRRSAYHGRWKNMVDRSALTLKLLSSRPTGAFVAAPTFGLPERVGGDRNWDYRYAWIRDSSFTLYALIRLGYREEAVNFIQWLVDRTCEIGPGDTLQIMYGLDGRRRLPETRLDHLEGHRGSRPVRIGNDAYDQLQLDIYGELMDSCYLFDKHVEPISYELWQDLVQLIEWVRANWDRADEGIWEVRGGRRHFLHSRLMCWVAVDRAIRLARKRSLPADLDGWLDTRDTIYRQIHDEFFDADLGIFTQTRNGSALDASTLLMPLMRFMAPTDPRWSSHLDAVQSDLAEDALVYRYRTERGVEDGMEAGEGTFTMCSFWYAECLARAGRLPDARLAFEKALGFANHVGLYSEELGSCGEHLGNFPQAFTHLGLISAAYHLDRALSGSGWRA